In the genome of Neoarius graeffei isolate fNeoGra1 chromosome 27, fNeoGra1.pri, whole genome shotgun sequence, one region contains:
- the rassf7b gene encoding ras association domain-containing protein 7b: protein MELKVWVDGVQRVVCGLSEETSCQDVVIALAQAIGQTGRYVLVQKLRDKERQLVANERPLEALAKLGQLSSEVQFILRRTGPSSSEGSDLDRVPSLPKLLEPEPPKSKVPKKALSFNLGPSASSEPFVKQPKNVPKDSPELRVPLGPPGSSNAQADPSKEEVFRQILQQQSRLQDIQAHLEAVEKHTWVLEQPSPPSFSPDFIEEMNYLGDKFRQNEAELAHGEYWESEYHSEVQKEQSMLKQLRELNVVLDEHSQRIHEAETHSGRFEHDIQLQENRNNGMRYTQANMAQSLGQIRGQLETVQHQGSELSSSLEETEKALKMAEALLQAKSRELDELNKELRQCNLQQFIQQAGGPSPQLSVPADDPELAYLMPDGQSDEDSNHSVLEFNPRTTAKQILDNPRSLQNPLVSSLHPEVLQSREVSWR from the exons GGCAAACAGGTCGCTATGTTCTTGTCCAGAAGCTGAGAGACAAAGAGCGTCAGCTTGTTGCTAATGAGCGTCCTCTGGAAGCCCTGGCCAAACTAGGCCAGTTGAGCAGTGAAGTACAGTTCATCCTGCGCCGTACTGGACCCAGCAGCAGTGAGGGCTCTGACCTGGACCGAGTGCCTTCCTTACCAAAACTCCTGGAACCAGAACCTCCAAAAAGTAAAGTGCCCAAGAAGGCTCTCAGCTTCAACCTGGGGCCATCTGCTTCTTCAGAACCTTTTGTTAAGCAACCCAAAAATGTTCCAAAGGACTCTCCAGAACTACGAGTACCCCTTGGTCCTCCTGGATCATCCAATGCCCAAGCCGACCCATCCAAAGAGGAGGTCTTCCGGCAGATTCTTCAGCAGCAGAGCAGGTTGCAGGACATCCAGGCCCATTTGGAAGCTGTGGAAAAGCATACCTGGGTTTTGGAGCAACCTTCACCTCCGAGTTTTTCCCCAGACTTTATAGAGGAGATGAACTATCTGGGAGACAAATTTAGGCAAAACGAGGCAGAACTGGCTCATGGGGAGTACTGGGAGTCTGAGTATCACTCTGAGGTTCAAAAAGAACAAAGCATGCTCAAACAACTAAGAGAGCTCAATGTAGTTCTAGATGAGCATAGCCAGAGGATTCATGAAGCAGAAACCCATTCTGGGAGATTTGAACACGATATCCAACTACAAGAGAACAGGAACAATGGTATGCGTTACACACAAGCTAACATGGCGCAATCTCTGGGACAGATCAGGGGACAGCTAGAAACGGTGCAACATCAGGGATCTGAACTGAGCTCCTCCCTCGAGGAGACAGAAAAGGCTCTCAAGATGGCAGAGGCACTGCTGCAG GCTAAGAGCAGGGAGTTGGATGAACTAAATAAGGAGCTACGGCAGTGTAATCTCCAGCAGTTCATCCAGCAGGCAGGAGGTCCTTCACCTCAGCTCAGTGTCCCAGCAGATGACCCTGAACTTGCTTACCTCATGCCAGATGGACAGAGCGATGAAG ACTCAAATCACTCAGTGTTAGAGTTCAACCCTCGTACCACTGCCAAGCAGATCCTGGACAACCCTCGCAGTCTGCAAAACCCGCTGGTGTCCAGCCTCCATCCAGagg TCCTGCAATCCAGAGAGGTGTCATGGCGATAA